In Oryza sativa Japonica Group chromosome 2, ASM3414082v1, the following are encoded in one genomic region:
- the LOC4330512 gene encoding pyrophosphate--fructose 6-phosphate 1-phosphotransferase subunit alpha, producing MDSDYGVPRELSEVQKKRALYQPELPPCLQGTTVRVEYGDAAIAADPAGAHVISHAFPHTYGQPLAHFLRKTANVPDATVISEHPVVRVGVVFCGRQSPGGHNVIWGLHEAIKAHNPNSKLIGFLGGSDGLLAQKTLEITDEVLSSYKNQGGYDMLGRTKDQIRTTEQVNGAMASCQALKLDALVIIGGVTSNTDAAQLAETFAEAKCATKVVGVPVTLNGDLKNQFVETTVGFDTICKVNSQLISNVCTDALSAEKYYYFIRMMGRKASHVALECALQSHPNMVILGEEVAASKLTIFDITKQICDAVQARAEKDKYHGVVLIPEGLVESIPELYALLQEIHGLHGKGVSMENISSQLSPWASALFEFLPPFIRKQLLLHPESDDSAQLSQIETEKLLAQLVEDEMNRRMKEGTYKGKKFNAICHFFGYQARGSLPSKFDCDYAYVLGHVCYHILAAGLNGYMATVTNLKSPANKWRCGAAPISSMMTVKRWSRGPAATQIGKPAVHMATVDLKGKAFELLRNNSTSFLIDDIYRNPGPLQFEGAGADSKPISLCVEDQDYMGRIKKLQEYLEKVKSIVKPGCSQDVLKAALSAMSSVTETLAIMTSSSTGQGTPL from the exons ATGGACTCCGACTACGGCGTGCCGCGCGAGCTCTCGGAGGTGCAGAAGAAGCGCGCGCTCTACCAGCCCGAGCTGCCCCCCTGCCTCCAG GGCACCACTGTGAGAGTGGAGTATGGTGACGCTGCAATTGCTGCTGATCCTGCAGGCGCTCATGTGATCAGCCACGCGTTCCCCCACACATACGGGCAGCCCCTGGCCCATTTTCTCCGGAAGACGGCTAATGTCCCCGATGCTACTGTCATATCAGAGCATCCTGTTGTCag GGTTGGTGTTGTTTTCTGCGGAAGGCAGTCCCCGGGAGGCCATAATGTCATCTGGGGACTCCATGAGGCAATTAAGGCTCACAACCCAAACAGCAAACTTATTGGTTTTCTTG GTGGAAGTGATGGTCTTCTCGCACAGAAAACTTTGGAGATCACCGACGAAGTTCTTTCTTCATATAAAAACCAAGGTGGTTATGATATGCTTGGCCGGACAAAGGATCAAATTAGAACAACAGAGCAGGTCAATGGTGCCATGGCTAGTTGTCAGGCTTTGAAGTTGGATGCTTTAGTAATCATTGGAG GTGTTACATCCAATACGGATGCTGCTCAACTTGCTGAGACTTTTGCTGAGGCTAAGTGTGCAACGAAG GTTGTAGGTGTTCCTGTAACTTTGAATGGGGACCTTAAGAATCAGTTTGTTGAGACAACCGTTGGTTTTGATACCATATGCAAG GTGAACTCACAACTTATAAGCAATGTATGCACCGATGCTCTTTCGGCTGAGAAG TATTACTACTTTATTCGCATGATGGGGCGGAAGGCTTCTCATGTGGCATTGGAGTGTGCTCTTCAATCACATCCGAATATG GTTATCCTAGGTGAGGAGGTTGCTGCATCAAAACTTACCATCTTTGATATCACGAAGCAGATATGTGATGCAGTTCAGGCAAGGGCTGAGAAGG ATAAGTATCACGGAGTTGTACTTATTCCGGAGGGACTCGTGGAGAGTATTCCTGAATTATATGCTTTGCTTCAG GAAATTCATGGGCTTCACGGCAAAGGTGTTTCCATGGAGAATATCTCCTCACAGCTTTCACCTTGGGCATCTGCACTATTTGAGTTTTTGCCCCCATTTATTAGGAAGCAG CTGCTTCTCCATCCTGAATCTGATGACTCAGCTCAACTTTCTCAG ATTGAAACCGAAAAACTTTTGGCCCAATTAGTTGAGGATGAAATGAACAGGCGTATG AAGGAAGGCACTTACAAAGGAAAGAAATTCAATGCGATCTGTCACTTTTTTGGCTACCAAGCTAGGGGTTCACTGCCTTCAAAGTTTGACTGCGATTACGCCTAT GTTCTTGGGCACGTGTGCTACCACATCTTAGCTGCTGGTTTGAATGGTTACATGGCTACTGTGACAAATCTTAAGAGTCCTGCGAACAAATGGCGATGTGGTGCGGCTCCGATTTCG TCTATGATGACCGTGAAGAGATGGTCACGTGGTCCTGCGGCTACTCAAATAGGGAAACCTGCTGTCCATATGGCTACTGTCGACTTGAAAGGCAAAGCATTCGA GCTATTGAGGAACAATTCTACCAGCTTCTTAATCGACGACATCTACAGAAACCCAGGACCACTCCAATTCGAAGGAGCAGGTGCTGATTCAAAGCCTATTTCACTGTGCGTGGAAGATCAAGACTATATGGGCAGGATCAAGAAACTCCAGGAATACTTGGAGAAG GTGAAAAGCATCGTGAAGCCTGGGTGCTCGCAGGATGTTCTCAAGGCAGCGCTGAGCGCTATGTCATCTGTGACCGAGACATTGGCGATCATGACATCGTCTTCCACTGGCCAGGGAACCCCACTCTGA